Proteins encoded in a region of the Massilia sp. UMI-21 genome:
- the surE gene encoding 5'/3'-nucleotidase SurE, which translates to MRILISNDDGYLAPGISALADALSAIADIVVVAPDSNRSGASNSLSLDRPLTVTKAANGFHFVNGTPTDCVHVALTAMMDSPPDLVVSGINNGQNMGDDTLYSGTVAAATEAYLFGIPAIAFSQVHSGWAHVDAAARVAREIVERRFDKLELPFLFNVNIPNLPYEQIGPLTPARLGRRHQAEPVIRSQDPRGREIFWIGAPGACRDAGEGTDFHTTAQGCVSITPLQIDLTHKAQLELLRGII; encoded by the coding sequence ATGCGAATTCTTATCAGTAACGATGACGGCTACCTGGCGCCTGGTATCAGTGCGCTGGCCGATGCCTTGTCCGCGATTGCGGACATCGTGGTGGTCGCACCCGACAGCAATCGCTCGGGTGCGTCGAATTCGCTGTCGCTCGACCGTCCGCTGACGGTCACGAAAGCGGCGAACGGTTTTCATTTTGTCAATGGCACCCCCACCGATTGCGTCCACGTCGCCCTGACCGCGATGATGGACAGCCCGCCCGACCTGGTCGTCTCGGGCATCAACAATGGCCAGAACATGGGCGACGATACCCTGTATTCCGGCACCGTGGCGGCCGCAACCGAAGCCTACCTGTTTGGTATCCCCGCGATCGCGTTCTCGCAGGTGCACTCGGGCTGGGCCCACGTCGACGCCGCCGCCCGGGTCGCACGCGAGATCGTCGAGCGCCGCTTCGACAAGCTCGAACTGCCCTTCCTGTTCAACGTGAACATCCCGAACCTGCCTTACGAGCAGATCGGCCCGCTGACCCCCGCGCGCCTCGGCCGCCGTCACCAGGCCGAGCCGGTGATCCGTTCGCAGGATCCGCGCGGCCGCGAAATCTTCTGGATCGGGGCGCCCGGCGCCTGCCGCGACGCCGGCGAGGGTACCGATTTCCACACCACCGCACAGGGCTGCGTGTCGATCACGCCGCTGCAGATCGACCTGACCCACAAGGCCCAGCTGGAACTGCTGCGGGGAATCATATGA
- a CDS encoding toll/interleukin-1 receptor domain-containing protein, with product MAIRYGCFFSYAHGRHELMNRFKNALADALRCYLEPYFDNEDELFIDTEQLGGGDDLDRKIARAMCESVCMILIYTPKYEAHAYTRREYAAMRLLESERATWYPLPSRLIIPVIMTRHPESLPPQVTDSTFYVDFSHFTMATADLKSNPDFLPDIDKMVRRIAEHYECQKIHTPSNHDCNQFELPDVPPEWRAMPSLTFPKK from the coding sequence ATGGCGATCCGTTACGGATGTTTCTTCAGCTACGCGCACGGCAGGCATGAACTGATGAACCGGTTCAAGAACGCCCTGGCCGACGCGCTGCGCTGCTATCTCGAACCCTACTTCGACAACGAAGACGAACTATTCATCGACACCGAACAGTTGGGCGGTGGCGACGACCTCGACCGCAAGATCGCGCGCGCGATGTGCGAGAGCGTGTGCATGATCCTCATTTATACGCCCAAATACGAGGCGCACGCCTACACCCGGCGCGAGTACGCCGCCATGCGCCTGCTGGAAAGCGAGCGCGCCACCTGGTATCCGCTGCCGAGCCGCCTGATCATTCCGGTCATCATGACGCGGCATCCGGAATCGCTGCCGCCGCAGGTTACCGACAGCACGTTCTACGTCGACTTCTCGCATTTCACGATGGCGACCGCCGACCTCAAGTCGAATCCCGACTTCCTCCCCGACATCGACAAGATGGTCAGGCGTATTGCCGAGCATTACGAATGCCAAAAAATCCATACGCCATCCAACCATGACTGCAACCAATTCGAGCTTCCCGATGTCCCACCCGAATGGCGCGCGATGCCAAGCCTGACCTTCCCGAAAAAATGA
- a CDS encoding NADPH:quinone oxidoreductase family protein, whose protein sequence is MKAVRCKDWGPIDSLVIEELPEPVPGAGEVLVDVKAAGVNFPDVLTVQGKYQVRPELPFTPGNEFAGKVCAVGDGVSGFAPGQPVIGFTRTGAFAEQAVAPAEALMPIPPGMDFDTAAAITLTYGTSHHAVVDRAALQPGETMLVLGAAGGVGLAAIEIGKAIGARVIAAASSDDKLAVCREHGADVLINYEKEDLREALKAATGGRGPDVIYDPVGGRYSEPALRSIAWRGRHLVVGFAAGEIPKLPWNLMLLKGASVIGVFWGEFVRKEPKANLAAMRQMLGWMAEGKLKPLVSRRYRLDETAQALNDMAARKVTGKVVICP, encoded by the coding sequence ATGAAAGCCGTACGTTGCAAGGATTGGGGCCCGATCGACAGCCTGGTGATCGAAGAGCTGCCGGAACCGGTGCCGGGTGCGGGTGAAGTCCTGGTCGATGTGAAAGCGGCAGGCGTGAATTTCCCCGACGTGCTGACGGTGCAGGGCAAGTACCAGGTGCGACCGGAACTGCCTTTCACACCGGGAAATGAATTCGCCGGCAAGGTGTGCGCGGTGGGCGACGGTGTCAGCGGCTTCGCGCCGGGCCAGCCGGTGATCGGCTTCACGCGCACCGGCGCCTTCGCCGAGCAGGCCGTGGCGCCGGCCGAGGCCTTGATGCCGATACCGCCGGGCATGGACTTCGACACCGCCGCCGCGATCACCCTCACCTACGGCACCTCGCACCATGCGGTGGTGGACCGCGCCGCCCTGCAGCCGGGCGAAACCATGCTGGTGCTGGGCGCGGCCGGCGGCGTCGGCCTGGCGGCGATCGAGATCGGCAAGGCCATCGGCGCGCGCGTGATCGCGGCGGCGTCGAGTGACGACAAGCTGGCGGTCTGCCGCGAACACGGCGCCGATGTCCTGATCAACTACGAAAAGGAAGACCTGCGCGAGGCGCTCAAGGCCGCCACCGGCGGACGCGGACCGGACGTGATCTACGATCCGGTGGGCGGCCGCTACAGCGAGCCGGCGCTGCGCTCGATCGCGTGGCGCGGACGGCACCTGGTGGTGGGCTTCGCGGCCGGCGAGATTCCGAAGCTGCCCTGGAACCTGATGCTGCTGAAGGGCGCCTCGGTGATCGGCGTGTTCTGGGGCGAATTCGTGCGCAAGGAGCCCAAGGCAAACCTGGCGGCGATGCGCCAGATGCTGGGGTGGATGGCGGAAGGGAAACTCAAGCCGCTGGTGTCCCGGCGCTACAGGCTCGACGAGACGGCGCAGGCGCTGAACGACATGGCGGCGCGCAAGGTCACGGGCAAGGTCGTGATCTGCCCGTAA
- a CDS encoding protein-L-isoaspartate(D-aspartate) O-methyltransferase, whose amino-acid sequence MSDTRSTDKRSTFPLPLSSVTGGGIRKPVAPSPVATPQTATRNASSAVGTGTRAGAASTAPSARPPGYAQAHTPSAPVAQRSELMASEALRRAMVARVARQGVKDGVVLSAMEAVPRHLFIEPALSAQAYIDASLPIGHNQTISQPYIVARMIEAMREATRASPQQGRQLGRVLEIGTGCGYQAAVLSFVAREVYSIERIRPLHELAKTKLRPLRISNLRLQYGDGMLGLPQVAPFDGIILAAAGLEVPRALLEQLAVGAHLVAPVGAQVQHLQRITRIGKSEWASETLEACHFVPLRPGTI is encoded by the coding sequence ATGAGCGACACGCGCAGCACCGACAAGCGCAGCACCTTTCCGCTGCCGCTGTCCTCCGTGACCGGCGGCGGCATCCGCAAGCCGGTCGCGCCCTCGCCGGTGGCGACGCCGCAGACCGCCACCCGCAATGCCAGCAGCGCAGTGGGAACGGGGACGCGCGCGGGAGCGGCCTCGACGGCGCCGTCGGCGCGTCCGCCCGGCTATGCCCAGGCCCACACGCCTTCCGCGCCGGTCGCGCAGCGTTCCGAGCTGATGGCATCGGAAGCGCTGCGGCGCGCCATGGTGGCGCGCGTGGCGCGCCAGGGCGTCAAGGACGGCGTCGTGCTAAGCGCGATGGAAGCGGTACCGCGCCACCTGTTCATCGAACCGGCCCTGTCCGCGCAAGCCTACATCGATGCCTCGCTGCCGATCGGGCACAACCAGACGATTTCGCAGCCCTACATCGTGGCGCGCATGATCGAGGCGATGCGCGAGGCCACGCGCGCCTCGCCCCAGCAAGGCAGGCAGCTGGGCAGGGTGCTCGAGATCGGCACCGGCTGCGGCTACCAGGCCGCGGTGCTGTCCTTCGTGGCGCGCGAGGTGTATTCGATCGAGCGCATCAGGCCGCTGCACGAGCTGGCCAAGACCAAGTTGCGGCCGCTGCGGATTTCGAACCTGCGTTTGCAATATGGCGATGGTATGCTAGGCTTGCCGCAGGTTGCGCCTTTCGACGGCATCATCCTCGCAGCCGCGGGACTCGAAGTGCCGCGTGCGCTGCTCGAACAGTTGGCCGTCGGCGCGCACCTCGTCGCGCCGGTCGGCGCCCAGGTCCAGCACCTGCAACGCATTACCCGCATCGGCAAGAGCGAATGGGCCAGCGAAACGCTGGAAGCGTGCCATTTCGTGCCGCTGCGTCCCGGTACCATTTAG
- the rlmD gene encoding 23S rRNA (uracil(1939)-C(5))-methyltransferase RlmD yields the protein MQEIFIDIKALDADARGVGHLENEDGTPGKVIFVEGALPGERVSFETLRKKKNWESGRMLTLQRASSMRVEPKCKHFGYCGGCSMQHLEASSQVAMKQRVLEDNLWHLGKVKSENIMRPLYGPTWDYRFRARLSVRHVAKKGGVLVGFHERASSYVADITYCEILPDHVARLIVPLREFIGQLSIYNQLPQIEVAIGEEVTVLVLRIMAPLSPADEELAKAFADKWDIQWWLQPKGPDTAYPYYPLGKELYYTLPEFGIRMPFKPTDFTQVNHQINRVLVSKALRLLAVQPGERVADLFCGLGNFTLPLATRAGEVVGIEGSTALTTRALENAQANGLAAKTAFSTRNLFEVTKDDLVVLGKFDRMLVDPPRDGAMALSLALAELRQTHEELMPQRIVYVSCSPSTLARDAGILVHKAGYVLKKAGVCNMFPHTSHVESIAVFELGPKPVAAAAYEVPADAA from the coding sequence ATGCAAGAAATTTTCATCGACATCAAAGCCCTGGATGCCGACGCGCGCGGCGTCGGTCACCTCGAGAATGAAGACGGCACGCCGGGCAAGGTCATCTTCGTCGAAGGCGCGCTGCCGGGCGAACGCGTCAGTTTCGAGACGCTGCGCAAGAAGAAGAACTGGGAGTCGGGCCGCATGCTCACCCTGCAGCGCGCCTCGTCGATGCGCGTGGAGCCGAAGTGCAAGCATTTCGGCTATTGCGGCGGCTGCTCGATGCAGCACCTGGAGGCATCAAGCCAGGTGGCGATGAAGCAGCGCGTGCTCGAGGACAACCTCTGGCACCTGGGCAAGGTGAAGTCCGAGAACATCATGCGTCCGCTGTACGGCCCGACCTGGGACTACCGCTTCCGGGCGCGCCTGTCGGTGCGCCACGTGGCCAAGAAGGGCGGGGTGCTGGTCGGCTTCCACGAGCGCGCCTCGTCCTACGTGGCCGACATCACCTACTGCGAGATCCTGCCGGACCACGTCGCCCGCCTGATCGTGCCGCTGCGCGAATTCATCGGCCAGCTGTCGATCTACAACCAGCTTCCGCAGATCGAGGTCGCGATCGGCGAAGAAGTCACGGTGCTGGTGCTGCGCATCATGGCCCCGCTCAGCCCGGCCGACGAGGAACTGGCGAAAGCCTTCGCCGACAAGTGGGACATCCAGTGGTGGCTGCAGCCGAAGGGCCCGGACACGGCCTATCCGTACTACCCCCTGGGCAAGGAGCTCTACTACACGCTGCCCGAGTTCGGCATTCGCATGCCCTTCAAGCCGACCGATTTCACCCAGGTGAACCACCAGATCAACCGCGTGCTGGTGTCGAAGGCGCTGCGCCTCTTGGCGGTGCAGCCGGGCGAGCGCGTGGCCGACCTGTTCTGCGGCCTGGGCAACTTCACGCTGCCGCTGGCGACCCGGGCGGGCGAGGTGGTCGGCATCGAAGGCAGCACCGCGCTGACCACGCGCGCGCTGGAGAACGCACAGGCCAACGGGCTGGCGGCCAAGACGGCGTTCTCGACCCGCAACCTGTTCGAAGTGACGAAGGACGACCTGGTCGTGCTGGGCAAATTCGACCGCATGCTGGTCGATCCGCCGCGCGACGGCGCGATGGCGCTGTCGCTGGCGCTGGCCGAGCTGCGCCAGACCCACGAGGAACTGATGCCGCAGCGGATCGTGTACGTCTCGTGCAGCCCGTCGACGCTGGCGCGCGATGCCGGCATCCTGGTGCACAAGGCAGGTTACGTGCTGAAGAAGGCGGGGGTGTGCAATATGTTCCCGCATACCTCGCACGTGGAGTCGATCGCGGTGTTCGAGCTGGGACCGAAGCCGGTCGCTGCCGCCGCGTACGAAGTGCCCGCCGACGCCGCTTGA
- a CDS encoding peptidoglycan DD-metalloendopeptidase family protein, with protein sequence MNQAPRLALLTLALGLLAGCNSVTRQAPVVERTAGPKASQARPAPATRADDAKDEKGMYTVRRGDTLLRIALDNGEDYRDLVAWNKLRDPDDIKVGQVLRVAPPERGERAANVQTQPVPMPPSPTPPRKSAPRADKQPYSDSVAANPSDAPARNEPVRPVAATPAAAPAPAVAAGSAAGAGDEDRLSWMWPADGRIVASFDEGRNKGIDIAGRPGQQVVAAGAGKVMYAGSGIRGYGNLVIVKHNNSLLSAYAHNRKIVVKEGDNVAKGQMIAEMGDSDADSVKLHFEIRQQGKPVDPSRFLPGR encoded by the coding sequence ATGAACCAAGCACCCCGATTAGCACTGCTCACCCTCGCCCTCGGCCTGCTGGCCGGTTGTAACTCCGTCACGCGCCAGGCCCCGGTTGTCGAGCGTACCGCCGGCCCGAAAGCGTCGCAGGCGCGCCCGGCTCCGGCCACCCGCGCCGACGACGCGAAGGACGAGAAGGGCATGTACACCGTGCGCCGCGGCGACACCCTGCTGCGCATCGCGCTGGACAACGGCGAAGACTACCGCGACCTGGTCGCCTGGAACAAGCTGCGCGATCCGGACGACATCAAGGTCGGCCAGGTCTTGCGCGTCGCGCCGCCGGAACGCGGCGAGCGCGCCGCCAACGTGCAGACCCAGCCCGTCCCGATGCCGCCGAGCCCGACGCCGCCGCGCAAGAGCGCGCCGCGCGCCGACAAGCAGCCCTACAGCGATAGCGTCGCCGCCAACCCGTCGGATGCGCCGGCACGCAACGAGCCGGTCCGTCCCGTCGCTGCAACGCCGGCGGCCGCCCCGGCCCCCGCTGTCGCTGCCGGCAGCGCCGCGGGCGCCGGCGACGAAGACCGGCTGAGCTGGATGTGGCCGGCCGACGGCCGCATCGTCGCCAGCTTCGACGAAGGCCGCAACAAGGGCATCGATATCGCCGGCCGTCCCGGACAACAGGTGGTGGCGGCAGGCGCCGGCAAGGTGATGTACGCTGGTAGTGGCATCCGGGGTTATGGTAACCTCGTGATCGTCAAGCACAACAACAGCTTGCTGTCGGCCTACGCGCACAACCGCAAGATCGTCGTCAAGGAAGGCGATAACGTGGCCAAGGGCCAGATGATTGCGGAAATGGGCGATTCGGACGCCGACTCGGTCAAATTGCATTTCGAGATCCGCCAACAGGGCAAACCCGTCGATCCGTCGAGGTTCCTGCCCGGCCGATAA
- a CDS encoding tetratricopeptide repeat protein, protein MEQDRLSLSPALSGTLLPLDSPGQVSTFYAYEGGPARNGLLAAMALQLAADTAQAPVLVIDWDLESPSLHGYFGTLQDEDESESENYNEQGKAPGLVEYIGALRDELRLRRLTRDDAAAGLADELLDAVDWRPHIRRADGRYPLYLMRAGRFDDAYVERAGRLDWDALFDACPALPRRFAARMARHFRHVLVAASAGRSSSVSVCTTLVPDRLVGLFTPSPGSLDGFEGVVRRAIEYRCTHEDEQRPLLVYPVACAADGARSDPGQRWRRGDPAHGMAGYQARSEGLLRDAYGTSLLGLESWFDEVQLPLCEAVAIDDSGGAARGALARPASCLLSWFLHGCLPWQSLAEVRLRLASAHARAEQGAAATARLAGQLARLATLCHKEGREREAAGLLGESLALRRSVQGEEHPEARAALAALAALHFTGGRLDEARRSYEQLVRLCARSTDSEDPETLAARSGLARVLGRLGERERALALHEQVVASCERRWGDAHPATLDSLEDLAVTLREQHENERARVLFERVLDGRRRLQGGEHENTLRCGQRLAQLLGKMGDLGNARRLLEAVLRGRERQDGRYAVPTLQAREALTRILAAQGDMAAVRIIHAAHTLLPERTPGVAHPDEHPDAHPDAHPVFDSLQHKCAQLKDLIDRDSQHEARALADSLAHSVQWPSVALPLRKRVTAMIEQVYLQEGDKDAALAFNKGLVSSLEGALFRSAPDHPQGLR, encoded by the coding sequence ATGGAACAGGATCGTCTTTCGCTTTCACCTGCGCTTTCCGGTACGCTCTTGCCGCTGGACAGTCCCGGTCAGGTGAGCACGTTTTACGCCTACGAAGGCGGCCCGGCCCGCAACGGCCTGCTGGCCGCGATGGCGCTGCAGCTGGCCGCCGACACGGCCCAGGCGCCGGTGCTGGTCATCGACTGGGACCTCGAATCGCCCTCGCTGCACGGCTACTTCGGCACGCTGCAGGACGAGGACGAGAGCGAGAGCGAGAACTATAACGAGCAGGGCAAGGCGCCCGGGCTGGTGGAGTACATCGGGGCGCTGCGCGACGAACTGCGCCTGCGGCGCCTCACCCGCGACGATGCCGCCGCTGGCCTGGCGGACGAGCTGCTCGATGCGGTCGACTGGCGCCCCCATATCCGGCGCGCCGACGGCCGCTATCCGCTTTATTTGATGCGTGCCGGCCGCTTCGACGATGCCTACGTCGAGCGCGCCGGGCGTCTCGACTGGGACGCCCTGTTCGATGCCTGTCCGGCGCTGCCGCGCCGGTTCGCCGCCCGTATGGCGCGCCACTTCCGCCACGTGCTGGTGGCCGCCAGCGCCGGACGCTCGTCGAGCGTCAGTGTCTGCACCACGCTGGTGCCCGACCGCCTGGTCGGCCTGTTCACCCCCAGCCCCGGCAGCCTGGACGGGTTCGAGGGCGTGGTGCGGCGCGCTATCGAGTACCGCTGCACGCACGAGGACGAACAGCGGCCGCTGCTGGTGTATCCGGTGGCGTGCGCCGCCGACGGCGCACGCAGCGACCCGGGCCAGCGCTGGCGCCGCGGCGATCCGGCGCATGGCATGGCCGGCTACCAGGCGCGTAGCGAAGGCTTGCTGCGCGACGCCTACGGCACCAGCCTGCTGGGCCTGGAAAGCTGGTTCGACGAAGTCCAGTTGCCGCTGTGCGAGGCCGTCGCCATCGACGACAGCGGCGGCGCCGCGCGCGGTGCGCTGGCGCGCCCCGCGAGCTGCCTGCTGTCGTGGTTCCTCCATGGGTGTCTTCCATGGCAGTCCCTGGCCGAGGTGCGCCTGCGCCTGGCGAGCGCGCACGCCCGCGCCGAGCAGGGCGCCGCGGCCACCGCGCGGCTGGCCGGCCAGCTCGCGCGGCTCGCCACGCTCTGCCACAAAGAAGGTCGCGAGCGCGAAGCGGCCGGTCTGCTCGGCGAAAGCCTGGCGCTGCGCCGTTCCGTGCAGGGCGAGGAACACCCCGAGGCGCGCGCCGCCCTGGCCGCGCTGGCTGCGCTGCACTTCACGGGAGGCAGGCTGGACGAGGCGCGCCGCAGCTACGAACAGCTGGTCCGGCTGTGCGCGCGCAGCACCGATTCCGAAGATCCCGAAACGCTGGCGGCCCGCTCGGGCCTGGCGCGCGTGCTCGGCCGGCTCGGGGAGCGCGAACGCGCGCTGGCCCTGCACGAACAGGTGGTGGCGAGCTGCGAGCGGCGCTGGGGCGACGCCCACCCGGCCACGCTCGACAGCCTCGAAGACCTGGCCGTCACCCTGCGCGAGCAGCACGAGAACGAGCGCGCACGGGTGCTGTTCGAGCGCGTGCTCGACGGCCGCCGGCGGCTGCAGGGCGGCGAGCACGAAAACACGCTGCGCTGCGGACAGCGGCTGGCCCAGCTGCTCGGGAAGATGGGCGACCTCGGCAATGCACGACGCCTGCTCGAGGCCGTGCTGCGCGGACGCGAACGCCAGGACGGCCGCTACGCGGTGCCGACCCTGCAGGCGCGCGAGGCGCTGACCAGGATCCTTGCCGCCCAGGGCGACATGGCGGCGGTACGCATCATCCACGCTGCGCACACCCTGCTGCCGGAGCGCACGCCCGGCGTTGCCCACCCCGATGAGCACCCGGATGCGCACCCCGATGCGCACCCGGTATTCGACAGCCTGCAGCACAAGTGCGCCCAGCTGAAAGACCTGATCGACCGGGACAGCCAGCACGAAGCGCGGGCGCTGGCCGACAGCCTGGCGCATTCGGTGCAGTGGCCGAGTGTGGCACTTCCGCTACGCAAGCGCGTGACGGCCATGATCGAGCAGGTCTACCTGCAGGAAGGGGACAAGGACGCGGCGCTGGCCTTCAACAAGGGCCTGGTCTCGTCTCTGGAGGGGGCGCTGTTCCGGAGCGCACCCGACCATCCACAGGGCTTGCGTTAA
- a CDS encoding ATP-dependent DNA helicase, with protein MLPDSARPSGKYDEELDRLFGPGGPLAPAVGTFKPRQSQTEMAKAIATAIADQRVLMAEAGTGTGKTFAYLVPALLWGGKTIISTGTKNLQDQLFLRDIPTIRAALRAPVSVALLKGRSNYVCHFHLERTLNNGRLTSRDDVGHLREISRFIKMTNSGDKAELAKVPETATVWNLVTSTRDSCMGAECQYYQDCFVMKARREAQQADVVVVNHHLFFADVALKDTGVAELLPSANTIIFDEAHQLPDTATLFFGQSVSTSQVLELCRDVLAEGLAHARGPDWAKVVTVVEKAARDLRLTFPEGGTRLSLPQILPTSAFFPALDKLKEELSGMITVLEEHAARAETVEACRIRAQELAASFDAWKPDTRKGKAVQGDEAAVLWVEAFNSSLQLHKTPLSIAPIFSSQREGTPRSWIFTSATLAVKNDFKHFSDQMGLSGEPAMTWPSPFNYGEQGILYVPTGLPEPNSFQYTDACVDAALPVIEAAGGRTFFLCTTIRAVNKVAERLREEFAARGLDFPLFVQGERGRTELLDSFRNAGNAVLVGSQSFWEGVDVRGEALSLVIIDKLPFAPPDDPVLAARIEVMEKQGLNGFMHHQLPEAIITLKQGAGRLIRDVDDRGVLMICDPRIITKPYGRRIWQSLPPFKRTRVQTEVIEFFQPGTMAEAADLNA; from the coding sequence GTGCTGCCGGACAGCGCCCGCCCATCGGGTAAATACGACGAAGAGCTCGACCGCCTGTTCGGTCCGGGCGGCCCGCTCGCGCCCGCCGTCGGCACCTTCAAGCCGCGCCAGTCGCAGACAGAAATGGCCAAGGCCATCGCCACCGCCATCGCCGACCAGCGCGTCCTGATGGCCGAGGCCGGTACCGGCACCGGCAAGACCTTCGCCTACCTGGTGCCCGCCCTGCTGTGGGGCGGCAAGACCATCATCTCGACCGGCACCAAGAACTTGCAAGATCAATTGTTCTTGCGTGACATCCCGACCATCCGGGCCGCCCTGCGCGCACCGGTGTCGGTGGCCCTGCTCAAGGGACGCTCGAACTACGTTTGCCACTTCCACCTGGAACGCACGCTGAACAACGGGCGCCTGACCTCGCGCGACGATGTCGGCCACCTGCGCGAGATCTCGCGCTTCATCAAGATGACCAACTCGGGCGACAAGGCCGAGCTGGCCAAGGTGCCGGAAACCGCCACGGTCTGGAACCTGGTCACCTCCACCCGCGACAGCTGCATGGGCGCCGAGTGCCAGTACTACCAGGACTGCTTCGTCATGAAGGCGCGCCGCGAGGCGCAACAGGCCGATGTGGTGGTGGTCAACCACCACCTGTTCTTCGCCGACGTGGCGCTGAAGGATACCGGCGTGGCCGAACTGCTGCCCTCGGCCAACACCATCATCTTCGACGAGGCGCACCAGCTGCCCGACACCGCCACCCTGTTCTTCGGCCAGTCGGTGTCCACCTCGCAGGTGCTGGAACTGTGCCGCGACGTGCTGGCCGAAGGCCTGGCGCATGCGCGCGGCCCCGACTGGGCCAAGGTCGTCACCGTGGTCGAAAAGGCCGCGCGCGACCTGCGCCTGACCTTCCCCGAAGGCGGCACCCGCCTGTCGCTGCCGCAGATCCTGCCGACGTCAGCCTTCTTCCCGGCGCTCGACAAGCTGAAGGAAGAGCTGTCCGGCATGATCACCGTGCTGGAAGAGCACGCCGCGCGCGCGGAGACCGTCGAAGCCTGCCGCATCCGCGCGCAGGAGCTGGCCGCTTCCTTCGACGCCTGGAAGCCGGACACCCGGAAAGGCAAGGCGGTGCAGGGCGACGAGGCGGCGGTGCTGTGGGTCGAGGCCTTCAACTCCTCGCTGCAGCTGCACAAGACACCGCTGTCGATCGCGCCGATCTTTTCCAGTCAGCGCGAAGGCACGCCGCGCAGCTGGATCTTCACGTCGGCGACCCTGGCGGTGAAGAACGACTTCAAGCACTTTTCCGACCAGATGGGCCTGAGCGGCGAACCGGCCATGACCTGGCCCAGTCCCTTCAACTACGGCGAGCAGGGCATCCTGTACGTGCCCACCGGGCTGCCGGAGCCGAATTCCTTCCAGTACACCGACGCCTGCGTCGACGCCGCGCTGCCGGTGATCGAGGCGGCCGGCGGGCGCACCTTCTTCCTGTGCACGACCATCCGCGCGGTCAACAAGGTGGCCGAGCGCCTGCGCGAGGAGTTCGCCGCCCGCGGCCTGGACTTCCCGCTGTTCGTGCAGGGCGAGCGCGGACGCACCGAATTGCTGGATTCCTTCCGCAACGCCGGCAATGCCGTGCTGGTCGGCAGCCAGAGCTTCTGGGAAGGCGTGGACGTGCGCGGCGAGGCGCTGTCGCTGGTCATCATCGACAAGCTGCCCTTCGCGCCGCCGGACGACCCGGTGCTGGCTGCCCGCATCGAGGTGATGGAAAAGCAGGGCTTGAACGGCTTCATGCACCACCAGCTGCCGGAAGCGATCATCACGCTCAAGCAGGGGGCGGGGCGCCTGATCCGCGACGTCGACGATCGCGGCGTCCTGATGATCTGCGATCCGCGCATCATCACCAAGCCCTATGGCCGCCGCATCTGGCAAAGCCTGCCGCCGTTCAAGCGCACGCGGGTGCAGACGGAAGTGATCGAATTCTTCCAGCCGGGCACCATGGCGGAAGCGGCGGACCTGAACGCGTAG
- the rpoS gene encoding RNA polymerase sigma factor RpoS produces the protein MTQPPHSLDQQETDEFPDEPERDGALAADGAEVLASVPEIEPAVDTVDELRKVLQAELATDTTQHYLNQIGTRPLLSAAEEVQVATLAKAGDFAARQKMIEHNLRLVVSIAKHYINRGVVLLDLIEEGNIGLMRAIDKFEPERGFRFSTYATWWIRQSIERAIMNQARTVRLPVHMVRELNGVLRAKYHLEAQKHDGKEATCEDIASLVGRPVEEVQDILALSEHAASLDAPLDNDPTSSLMDMLPDDGEASPDARAEHHEMTLLVRDWLGRLPDKQRQVVTRRFGLDNDDPATLETLAEEMGVTRERVRQIQQEALVKLKRAMAARGVVRDSLL, from the coding sequence ATGACGCAGCCGCCGCACTCGCTGGACCAGCAGGAGACAGACGAGTTTCCGGACGAACCGGAACGCGACGGTGCGCTTGCGGCCGATGGGGCCGAGGTGCTGGCGAGCGTCCCCGAGATCGAGCCGGCCGTCGACACGGTGGACGAGCTGCGCAAGGTCTTGCAGGCCGAGCTCGCCACCGACACCACCCAGCACTACCTGAACCAGATCGGCACCCGGCCGCTCCTGAGCGCGGCCGAGGAAGTCCAGGTGGCCACCCTGGCCAAGGCGGGCGACTTCGCGGCGCGCCAGAAGATGATCGAGCATAACCTGCGCCTGGTCGTCTCGATCGCCAAGCACTACATCAACCGCGGGGTCGTGCTGCTCGACCTGATCGAAGAAGGCAATATCGGACTGATGCGCGCGATCGACAAGTTCGAGCCCGAGCGCGGCTTCCGTTTTTCCACCTACGCCACCTGGTGGATCCGCCAGAGCATCGAGCGCGCCATCATGAACCAGGCGCGCACGGTGCGCTTGCCGGTGCACATGGTGCGCGAACTCAACGGGGTCCTGCGCGCCAAGTACCACCTCGAGGCCCAGAAGCACGACGGCAAGGAAGCCACCTGCGAAGACATCGCCAGCCTGGTGGGCCGGCCGGTGGAAGAGGTGCAGGACATCCTGGCGCTGTCCGAGCACGCGGCTTCGCTCGACGCCCCGCTCGACAACGACCCCACTTCCAGCCTGATGGACATGCTGCCCGACGATGGCGAGGCCAGTCCGGACGCCCGCGCCGAGCATCACGAAATGACGCTGCTGGTGCGCGACTGGCTGGGGCGCTTGCCCGACAAGCAGCGCCAGGTGGTGACGCGGCGCTTCGGCCTGGACAACGACGATCCGGCCACGCTCGAGACCCTGGCCGAAGAGATGGGCGTGACGCGCGAACGGGTGCGCCAGATCCAGCAGGAGGCGCTGGTCAAGCTCAAGCGGGCGATGGCGGCGCGCGGCGTGGTGCGCGACTCGCTGTTGTAG